The proteins below are encoded in one region of Engraulis encrasicolus isolate BLACKSEA-1 chromosome 1, IST_EnEncr_1.0, whole genome shotgun sequence:
- the LOC134445793 gene encoding zinc finger protein 658B-like, translated as MGGEPMVRGSLTRPWVGNLRCGVINEAMGGEPMRIHTGEKPYHCNLCEKTFSQLSSLNSHQRIHTGEKPYDCKVCGKKFSQSGSLSEHQRIHTGQKPYACKLCGKTFCQARGLRKHQVIHTGQRPYKCELCGKTFSWTRQLIIHQRIHTGEKPYHCNLCDKTFTRSCQLKSHQRIHTGQKPYNCEVCGKKFSHSHNLKSHQHIHTGHKPYHCNLCDQTFSSSGSLRTHQRIIHLGEKPFSCEFCDKKFATGSNLKVHQRIHTGEKPYLCNLCEKTFAQSSQLKSHLPVHTGQKSYPCNLCGKKFTCAGSVATHQLIHTGEKRHECELCGKRFSQAIHLRSHQLTHTGDKPYHCELCDQCFTSAHSLKIHQRTHTGERPYSCDSCGKNFSVASALKCHQRIHTGEKPYHCVVCEQTFTHASILRNHQRIHTGEKPYHCKLCEKTFSQLCHLHVHQRVHTGERPYSCNLCEKRFSQSISLENHKRIHTGEKPYHCKLCDQTFRQSSSLKSHQRIIHLGDKPYNCDLCGKNFSTGSQLKDHQRIHTGEKPFSCDVCGKKFSHRKCLKDHQRIHTGEKPYSCNVCDKTFTQSSTLKSHQRIHTGEKPYTCKLCEKTFAQASQLKSHQLVHTGQKLYPCNLCDKSFFGIGGLKKHKKKHT; from the exons atgggtggggagcctatggTGCGGGGGTCATTAACGaggccatgggtggggaacctgcGGTGTGGGGTCATTAACGaggccatgggtggggaacctatg CggattcacacaggagagaagccgtaCCACTGCAATCTGTGTGAGAAAACATTTTCACAATTATCATCTCTAAATTCACAtcaacgcattcacacaggagaaaaGCCTTATGACTGCAAAGTCTGTGGCAAGAAGTTTTCACAATCAGGAAGTCTATCCGAACAtcagcgcattcacacaggacaGAAGCCCTATGCCTGCAAACTCTGTGGCAAGACGTTTTGTCAGGCAAGGGGGCTAAGAAAACACCAGGTCATCCACACAGGACAGAGACCTTACAAATGTGAACTCTGTGGCAAAACGTTTTCATGGACAAGACAGCTAATTATACATCAGCggattcacacaggagagaagccctaCCATTGCAATCTATGTGACAAAACGTTTACACGATCATGTCAGCTAAAATCACACCAGCGAATTCACACAGGGCAGAAGCCCTACAATTGTGAAGTCTGTGGCAAGAAGttttcacactcacacaatctAAAATCACATcagcacattcacacaggacataagccctaccactgcaacctgtgtGACCAAACATTTTCAAGTTCAGGTAGTCTAAGGACACATCAGCGTATTATTCACTTAGGAGAAAAGCCCTTCTCCTGTGAATTCTGTGACAAAAAGTTCGCAACTGGATCTAATCTAAAGGTACAtcagcgcattcacacaggagagaagccctaCCTTTGCAACCTGTGTGAGAAAACATTTGCACAGTCATCACAACTAAAATCACACCTGCCCGTTCACACCGGACAGAAGTCTTACCCCTGCAACCTGTGTGGCAAAAAGTTTACATGTGCAGGCAGTGTGGCCACACATCAGCTCatccacactggagaaaagcgCCATGAATGTGAACTCTGTGGCAAACGATTCTCACAGGCAATCCATCTGAGGAGTCATCAACTCACTCACACTGGAGATAAGCCGTACCACTGTGAACTGTGTGACCAGTGCTTTACATCGGCACATAGTCTAAAGATACatcagcgcactcacacaggtgAGAGGCCCTACTCCTGCGATTCATGTGGAAAGAATTTTTCAGTTGCGTCAGCTCTTAAGTGTCATCAGCGCATTCATACAGGCGAGAAACCCTACCATTGTGTAGTATGTGAACAAACCTTTACACATGCTTCAATTCTAAGGAACCATCAGCGCATTCATACAGGCGAGAAACCCTACCACTGCAAATTGTGTGAGAAAACGTTTTCCCAACTATGTCATCTACATGTACATCAGCGTGTTCACACGGGAGAAAGGCCGTACTCCTGCAACCTGTGTGAGAAACGTTTTTCACAGTCAATTAGTTTGGAGAATCATAagcgcattcacactggagagaaaccTTACCACTGCAAATTATGTGACCAAACGTTTAGACAGTCATCAAGTCTAAAATCACATCAGCGTATTATTCACTTAGGAGATAAGCCCTATAACTGTGATTTATGTGGTAAGAACTTCTCAACTGGATCTCAGCTAAAGGACCATCAGCGCATTCACACAGGCGAGAAGCCCTTTTCCTGTGATGTATGTGGTAAGAAGTTTTCACACAGGAAGTGTCTAAAGGATCACCAGCGCATTCATACAGGAGAGAAACCCTACTCCTGCAATGTGTGTgacaaaacatttacacagtcaTCAACTCTAAAATCACATCAGCGTATTCACACAG